The Terriglobales bacterium genomic interval GTAGATAAGGCCAGAGAGGATGATGGCGACGTATACCAGCATCTCGAAGAAGCCGAACATCTTCAGTTCTTTCAGGATGACGGCCCAGGGGTAGAGGAACACGGCTTCCACGTCGAACAGGATGAACAACATCGCGACGAGGTAGAACCTGACGGAGAAGCGCTCGCTGGCGTCGCCAACCGGGTCCATACCGCACTCGTAAGGCGACATCTTGGCCTTGGAATAGCGGTGCTTACCGAGGACAAACGACAGCGCAACCATGCCGAGTGCCATGCCAATGGCCACCAGCATCTGGAAGAGCAACGGTAGATATCGGGCGAAATAGTTGTCCGGCATAAAAGGGCTGTATATACTTGGCGCCCAACAGTTACTCGAAACATTCGATACTATTTTTTGCACCGCTTATTGTCAATCTTCGGAGCTGTGCAAATTACTGAGGCAGCAAAGGTTTTGCGCTTTTTGTCTCAGGCGAACAGGGCCAGATGATTTTTGGTTTTAATACAGACGTAAAACATGGCGATACGGTGTATCACGTGCAAAGCGAAGCACACGCGAGTACACACGTTTTCATGACCACGGTGTTTGTGCAGGGACGCTGTCTGGGCAAGAAGTCCACGTCCTATGCCGACCATATCTCCCAGCCGGATTTCACCGAGCACAAGATGCACGAACTGCTGAAAGACCAGCACAAGGGCGTAATTGAAGCCATCAAGGAAGGGCGAGTCAATTCGGTGATCGCGGCTCCGGCTTCGAACTGAGACCTGTTATCTTCATTTCCATCATGCGGCTCACGATTAATGGTGAAGAAAAGGACTTGCCCGGGATCACTACGCTTCAGTCGCTGGTCGATCATCTGGAGCTAAAGGCGGACCGCCTGGCCGTCGAGTTGAACCTGGACATCGTGCCACGTTCCAACTGGGCGACGACGAATCTGAAAGACAACGACAAGCTGGAGATCGTGCACTTTGTTGGGGGAGGCAAGCGATGAAGCTACGTCTGTTTGCACTGGGGCTGATGATGATGATGACTTCGGCTGCCCTGGCACAGTCGAGTGAAGAATCGCTGAAGGCGCTCATTCAGAGTTATGCCGATACCTACGCCCGAAAGGATGCCAAGGGGCTCTCCGAGCTATACGCCGATGACGGGCTGCTGCTTCCGCCCAATCGTCCAATGATCAAAGGACGAGATGCGATTGCCGATTTCTGGAAGAACTCCGGCGGAAAGCTGACGCTTACCCCGGTGTTGATTCGGGTAGAAGGGAACGTTGGCTACGTGATCGGGACGTTTGCGTTCAATGACGAACCGCCTTCAGGGAAGTTCACCGTGACTGCTGCCCGTAATGAAAGAGGGAAATGGCTTATTACGGCGGATATGTGGAACGACGACCAGAAGGCGAAGCAGTAACTACATTCCCGAGACTGCTTTTTCCTTCGTCTTCAGCTTCACCGCGATATCGATAAACTCAAGTGCCGCGCGGCTGAGAGCCTTGTCCTTCCGGAAGACCAGCGCGAGGTCGCGTTTGATTTGAGCATCTGCCAAGGGCAGGGCATTGAGCGACTTGAGCTTTACTTCTTCCTGAACGTTCGAGCGCGCGATAAAGCCGACACCAACATCGGCGGCGGAAAACCGCTTCAGCAATTCACTGGAATCCAGTTCCATCGAGATGTTCGGCTCCAGGTTGCGCTGGGAGAACAGGTCTTCGATGGCCTCGCGTGTCTTGCCGAACTTCGGAACGAGCAGCGGATATTTCGAGACCTGCTCGACCGTGACGGACTTGGATTTAGCCAACTCATGCCCGTGAGCGCAGATGATCACCAGTTCGTCGCGATGAATGGGCACAACGGTCAGGCGCTTATCGTTGACCGGCAGAGATACCACTCCGAAGTCAACGGAGTGGTCGATGACGCACTCGAGTACACCGGCCGATTCAAGACGTCGAACGTTGACACCCACCGAGGGGTAGAGCTTCTTGAACTGCGCAAAGACCTCGGGCAGCACGTGCATGCAGGTGCCTTCGTTGGCGCCGACGATGATCTCGCCGCCGGGTACCCGCTCCATCTCGGCAATGGCGGTCATCACGTTGCGGCGGGACTGGACGGTATCTTCACAGAACTTCTGGAAGATTTTTCCGGCCGCCGTGAGTGCGACTTTGCCGCCGCTGCGATCGAGCAACTTGGCTCCGACTTCTTCTTCCATGGCTCGGATCTGAGCAGAGATCGCCGGTTGCGTGCGGAAACGTTTTTCCGCCGCCCTCGAGAAACTGCTCAACCGCGCTACTTCCAGGAAGGTTTCGAGTTGATCGAAGTCCATTGTCGTGGGTAGCTTAAACGAATGGGAACAAGCCTAGAAGCAAAGATTCGCTTATCGTGCACGGCGGTGGAACTAATGTAACCGGCGCTAGTCACTGACTCGGGCGGTCTTACCCGAGTCTCCGCGACACACCCG includes:
- the ndhC gene encoding NADH-quinone oxidoreductase subunit A, encoding MPDNYFARYLPLLFQMLVAIGMALGMVALSFVLGKHRYSKAKMSPYECGMDPVGDASERFSVRFYLVAMLFILFDVEAVFLYPWAVILKELKMFGFFEMLVYVAIILSGLIYIWKKGVIDWSKTEKIVGRIGVSGTPDYRAADYVGSPAPLPIGSKVGALDEMESVR
- the thiS gene encoding sulfur carrier protein ThiS, which translates into the protein MRLTINGEEKDLPGITTLQSLVDHLELKADRLAVELNLDIVPRSNWATTNLKDNDKLEIVHFVGGGKR
- a CDS encoding DUF4440 domain-containing protein, with the protein product MKLRLFALGLMMMMTSAALAQSSEESLKALIQSYADTYARKDAKGLSELYADDGLLLPPNRPMIKGRDAIADFWKNSGGKLTLTPVLIRVEGNVGYVIGTFAFNDEPPSGKFTVTAARNERGKWLITADMWNDDQKAKQ
- a CDS encoding LysR family transcriptional regulator, coding for MDFDQLETFLEVARLSSFSRAAEKRFRTQPAISAQIRAMEEEVGAKLLDRSGGKVALTAAGKIFQKFCEDTVQSRRNVMTAIAEMERVPGGEIIVGANEGTCMHVLPEVFAQFKKLYPSVGVNVRRLESAGVLECVIDHSVDFGVVSLPVNDKRLTVVPIHRDELVIICAHGHELAKSKSVTVEQVSKYPLLVPKFGKTREAIEDLFSQRNLEPNISMELDSSELLKRFSAADVGVGFIARSNVQEEVKLKSLNALPLADAQIKRDLALVFRKDKALSRAALEFIDIAVKLKTKEKAVSGM